TATCTCTAATCTTGATCAAAATCTCTCGAGTATCTGCTAAGTACGTGCAACCAACTTGGATTTCGGGAGATTCGCCTTTGAGATAGCTAGCTTGCATCCCATTCAAAATAATGTTGAGAAAAGCTATTTGTAAATAGTTAGGATTTGTCACTAAATACAGGTCGCTCAGATCTGTGGAAATAGTGACCTGTCCATCTTTAAATTCATTTGTAAAACTTGTCCAAGCTAGATTAATAGTTTCGTCAAGTAATTGACCTAAGTTAATTGAAATCAATTGAATTTGACCGGGATAGGAGAAGGCTAAAATATCATTAATTGTTCGATCTATCCGTTGAGCATTTTCAATTAATGAATTTAAATAATTTTTGCCTTCGTCAGTTAAAGTTTCATTTTGCAGAGCATGACTTAAGCTAAAAACGAAAGTTAGAGGATTTTTGATTTCGTGACTAATGGCAGCTACCAACCTCCCTAAAGATGCCATTTTTTCAGATTCCATCAAACTTTCAGCTTGCAATTGAACTTTTAAGTGCAAAGTGTCGGTTAAATTTTTGAGTTCTAAATTTTGAGCTTTGATCTGTTCTAATTGTTTGATAAAAGCAGAGGAGATAGAGATAAATCCTAAACTCAGCAAACTGTTAGCTAATGGTAACCAGTAGCTCCAATAAAAAGCCCCACTACTGACAGAAAGAACAAACAGGAAAAATAGCAGAAATAAAATCACATTGTAGTGAATTTTAGGGGCTATATGCAACAAATAGCTAAAAACAAGAACTAATGCGAATAAATAGCAGAATTCTAGATAATCCGGCAAGGTAGCTAAAGAGATTCTTTCTCCTAAAGCACTTTGAACGATTTGATTGGTTAAGTTAGCCTGAATTTCCATGCCAGACATGATGGCGGCATATGGAGTACGCTGTAAATCATTGAGAGATGGGGCTGTAGCTCCGACTATGACTATTTTGCCGTTCCCAGTATTTTGAGGCAATTCATCTTCTAGAACTTGACTCAGAGAAACAGTGGTGAAAGAACCAGGGGAGCCAGAGTAATCAATTAAAGTCTGATAACTCCCCGCATCAATGCTGGCATAACCACCGTCAGTCTGGTTAAGAGGAAAAAAGGTCTTTTGTCCTAATTGAAGCGAGCCATCATCATTAAATTTCGATTTTATTCCTTTGGTATCTAAGTACATAAACGCTAAAGCTAAAGACAACGATGGCATAGCGGGGTCGTCTTGAGCGTAAGGATAGAGTAA
Above is a window of Merismopedia glauca CCAP 1448/3 DNA encoding:
- a CDS encoding CHASE2 domain-containing protein — its product is MPTWLLLSFVTFSLTSFLSLIGSIEPLELFFYDRAVRKLRPKFSTNSIVLVALNEQDIKKYGWPLSDATLAELLSKLDRQKPVAIGLDIYRNVPVAPGTEHLNRFFREKNRVIGIEKVISSGLESGIPPNNILKLKRQIASSDIPVDPDGVIRRGLLYPYAQDDPAMPSLSLALAFMYLDTKGIKSKFNDDGSLQLGQKTFFPLNQTDGGYASIDAGSYQTLIDYSGSPGSFTTVSLSQVLEDELPQNTGNGKIVIVGATAPSLNDLQRTPYAAIMSGMEIQANLTNQIVQSALGERISLATLPDYLEFCYLFALVLVFSYLLHIAPKIHYNVILFLLFFLFVLSVSSGAFYWSYWLPLANSLLSLGFISISSAFIKQLEQIKAQNLELKNLTDTLHLKVQLQAESLMESEKMASLGRLVAAISHEIKNPLTFVFSLSHALQNETLTDEGKNYLNSLIENAQRIDRTINDILAFSYPGQIQLISINLGQLLDETINLAWTSFTNEFKDGQVTISTDLSDLYLVTNPNYLQIAFLNIILNGMQASYLKGESPEIQVGCTYLADTREILIKIRDNGAGIDISDLDRIFEPFFTTKALGRGTGLGLWISYQIVTQLGGKILVDSCPLEYTEFKIIFPKSK